A section of the Acidobacterium capsulatum ATCC 51196 genome encodes:
- a CDS encoding DUF1697 domain-containing protein, whose protein sequence is MESLMTAYIALLRAVNLGPTNKLPMPELKAMCERLGFADVKTYIASGNVVFTTKKTGAQVKAGLEAELAKFAGKPVGVIVRTAEEMAGVLAANPFHGKPGNWSVAIFLDEPPPTDALDTVTHRNREELALGRREIYVFYADGIGDAKLKIPAGKNGTMRNMNTIAKLAEMGRAAHESERG, encoded by the coding sequence ATGGAATCTCTTATGACCGCCTACATTGCCCTGCTGCGTGCAGTGAATCTTGGCCCCACCAACAAGCTGCCCATGCCGGAGCTGAAGGCGATGTGCGAGCGGCTGGGCTTCGCTGACGTGAAGACCTATATTGCGAGCGGCAATGTGGTCTTCACCACAAAGAAGACCGGGGCGCAGGTGAAGGCGGGGCTCGAAGCGGAGCTGGCGAAGTTCGCGGGCAAGCCGGTGGGGGTGATTGTTCGCACGGCGGAGGAGATGGCCGGCGTGCTCGCCGCCAATCCCTTTCACGGCAAGCCCGGCAACTGGAGCGTCGCTATCTTTCTCGACGAGCCGCCACCGACGGATGCGCTCGACACCGTGACTCATCGCAACCGCGAAGAGCTGGCGCTGGGGCGGCGCGAGATTTATGTCTTTTATGCGGATGGGATCGGCGACGCAAAGCTGAAGATTCCCGCGGGAAAGAACGGCACGATGCGGAATATGAATACGATTGCCAAGCTGGCGGAGATGGGACGGGCCGCGCATGAGTCCGAGAGGGGTTAG
- the recR gene encoding recombination mediator RecR, producing the protein MTRFAEPMARLIEELRKLPGIGTRSAQRLAFHILRSSTADAEALAGAVRDLKAQLRLCSVCNNITDVDPCVFCSSPTRNQRLVCVVEEPTNIAAVEKTRGYNGVYHVLHGTLSPLHGVGPEHLRTVNLLARVERGEVDELILATSPTVEGEATANYLADLLRPLRVRLTRIATGVPAGSDIEYVDEVTMTRALEGRREL; encoded by the coding sequence TTGACCCGATTCGCAGAACCCATGGCGCGCCTCATTGAGGAGCTGCGCAAGCTGCCCGGCATCGGCACCCGCAGCGCCCAGCGGCTGGCCTTCCATATCCTGCGCTCCAGCACTGCCGACGCCGAGGCTCTCGCCGGCGCCGTACGCGACCTCAAGGCCCAGCTCCGCCTCTGCTCGGTCTGCAACAACATCACCGACGTTGATCCCTGCGTCTTCTGCAGCAGCCCCACCCGCAACCAGCGCCTGGTCTGCGTCGTCGAGGAGCCCACCAACATCGCCGCCGTCGAGAAAACCCGTGGCTACAATGGCGTCTATCACGTGCTGCATGGCACGCTTTCGCCGCTGCACGGCGTCGGCCCCGAACACCTGCGCACCGTCAACCTGCTGGCCCGCGTCGAGCGCGGCGAGGTGGACGAGCTCATCCTGGCCACCTCCCCCACCGTCGAGGGCGAGGCCACAGCCAACTATCTTGCTGACCTGCTGCGCCCCTTGCGAGTGCGCCTCACCCGCATCGCCACCGGAGTCCCGGCAGGCAGTGACATTGAATACGTGGACGAGGTCACGATGACCCGCGCCCTCGAAGGCCGCCGGGAGCTATAG
- a CDS encoding C45 family autoproteolytic acyltransferase/hydolase translates to MIVRLCRSLLFATLLASLAGAALAAPAAATSGAKDPRLAGAYRFQQNGWTYVHLQGTPEAIGFQHGYLLAPQIEDFARTLRVEEAHATPAYPWTFYRQTARTILWPHINAEYRAELKGIAEGVEARGGHLDLWDIVAMNGNIEIGEYYIPWLKLQKHQPVTPKAPGRCSAFIATGDWTKGGQIVIAHNNWTNYADGERWTIIFDIQPAHGYRMIMDGAPGLITSEDDFGVNSDGLMITETTISGFVGWKSDAIPEFVRARQAMQYAGSIDQYAAIMEKGNNGGYANDWLIGDRKTGEIGYLELGLKHVKLWKKKNGYFVSANFARDPALIRDETIGYDPADMSSSPNARHVRWLQLMKQYKGRIDVSLAEQFLGDHYDSWEKKVDPDERTLCGHIDRSPRGVPVWGDPPFFPEGAVQGKATDSAMAARMQLVAHAGHPGGHSFYVKPFLAAHPQFNWEKPVLRDMIAYPWTPFTSGERAGK, encoded by the coding sequence ATGATCGTCCGTCTCTGCCGCTCACTTCTGTTTGCCACCCTGCTGGCTTCGCTGGCCGGCGCGGCTCTGGCCGCTCCCGCCGCTGCCACCTCTGGGGCCAAAGACCCGCGCCTCGCCGGAGCCTACCGCTTCCAGCAGAACGGCTGGACCTACGTCCACCTGCAGGGCACTCCCGAAGCGATCGGCTTCCAGCACGGCTATCTGCTCGCCCCGCAGATTGAGGACTTCGCCCGCACCCTGCGCGTCGAAGAGGCCCACGCTACCCCGGCCTATCCCTGGACGTTCTACCGCCAGACCGCCCGCACCATCCTCTGGCCGCACATCAACGCCGAGTACCGCGCCGAGCTTAAGGGCATCGCCGAGGGTGTGGAGGCGCGCGGCGGCCATCTGGATCTGTGGGACATCGTTGCCATGAACGGCAACATCGAGATCGGCGAGTACTACATTCCGTGGCTCAAGCTCCAGAAGCATCAGCCCGTCACGCCCAAGGCTCCCGGCCGGTGCAGCGCCTTTATCGCAACCGGCGACTGGACCAAGGGCGGCCAGATCGTCATTGCCCACAACAACTGGACCAACTATGCCGACGGCGAGCGCTGGACGATCATCTTTGACATTCAGCCTGCCCATGGCTACCGCATGATCATGGATGGCGCTCCGGGGCTCATCACCAGTGAAGACGATTTCGGCGTCAACAGCGACGGCCTCATGATTACGGAGACGACCATCTCCGGTTTCGTCGGCTGGAAGTCGGATGCCATCCCCGAGTTCGTGCGGGCCCGTCAAGCGATGCAATACGCCGGCAGCATCGACCAGTACGCCGCCATCATGGAGAAGGGCAACAACGGCGGCTACGCCAATGACTGGCTGATCGGCGACCGCAAGACCGGCGAAATCGGCTACCTGGAACTCGGACTCAAGCACGTCAAGCTCTGGAAGAAGAAGAACGGCTACTTCGTCAGCGCCAACTTCGCCCGCGACCCGGCCCTGATCCGCGACGAAACCATCGGCTACGACCCTGCGGACATGAGCTCCTCGCCGAATGCCCGCCACGTGCGCTGGCTCCAGCTCATGAAGCAGTACAAGGGCCGCATCGACGTTTCGCTCGCCGAACAGTTCCTCGGCGATCACTACGACTCATGGGAAAAGAAGGTGGATCCCGACGAGCGCACCCTCTGCGGGCACATTGACCGCTCGCCGCGCGGCGTGCCAGTCTGGGGCGATCCACCCTTCTTTCCCGAGGGAGCGGTGCAGGGCAAGGCCACCGATAGCGCGATGGCTGCCCGCATGCAACTCGTCGCCCACGCCGGGCACCCCGGCGGCCACAGTTTTTACGTCAAGCCGTTCCTCGCCGCTCATCCCCAGTTCAACTGGGAGAAGCCAGTCCTGCGCGACATGATCGCCTATCCCTGGACGCCCTTCACCTCTGGCGAGCGGGCAGGGAAGTAG